Proteins from one Drosophila gunungcola strain Sukarami chromosome 3R, Dgunungcola_SK_2, whole genome shotgun sequence genomic window:
- the LOC128252567 gene encoding nucleosome assembly protein 1-like 1 — protein MTTQTKEHEESEETENCDEFCSAVQAINIKPEERRKFLQLMVKALPNPILNKIVILKNMQLENKRRAIIEGKIKPDEHKSNFKEVEPVDEKTEYDFCRGLKRFKGVLPDAKGIPFIWLPVFRNIIISDMIEEQDEQGLLIDASVRYFLGNNPQSKKGHAYI, from the exons ATGACTACCCAGACTAAAGAGCACGAAGAATCCGAAGAAACCGAGAACTGCGATGAGTTCTGTAGCGCTG TTCAAGCCATTAACATTAAACCCGAAGAGCGGCGTAAGTTTTTACAGTTAATGGTGAAGGCGCTGCCTAATCCGATACTGAACAAAATAGTGATTCTTAAGAACATGCAGTTGGAAAA CAAGCGAAGGGCCATTATCGAGGGTAAAATTAAGCCCGATGAACATAAATCGAACTTTAAGGAAGTGGAACCTGTGGACGAGAAGACTGAATACGATTTTTGTCGTGGGCTGAAACGTTTCAAAGGAGTGCTGCCCGATGCAAAGGGGATTCCCTTTATTTGGCTACCGGTCTTCCGCAACATAATTATCAGCGACATGATAGAGGAACAAGATGAGCAAGGATTGCTAATCGATGCGTCAGTTCGATATTTTCTGGGCAACAATCCTCAATCGAAGAAAGGACATgcctatatataa
- the LOC128266407 gene encoding probable mitochondrial glutathione transporter SLC25A40: protein MSKEDSGASSAEASPAESEIAMGRGPRLTPQRRRSLGGGECGGTGGSGVGSSAAGDRSAREATEPHLAHRKVLSDPRFRIRPLQQVISACAGAMITACFMTPLDVIKTRMQSQQSPAHKCFFYSNGLMDHLFSSGQRGPAEGSRRPRPQFSSTWDALMKISRYEGLGALWSGLGPTLVSALPSTIIYFVAYEQFKAKYLQMYERHLNRSPESRQLDLRDTKMSLPLVIPMMSGVTARICAVTGVSPIELVRTKMQAQRQTYAQMLQFVRNVVALQGVWGLWRGLRPTILRDVPFSGIYWPIYEYLKQQLGQRSQPSFSLSFLAGVLAGSVAALVTTPFDVVKTHEQIEFGERVIFTDSPARDFGKKSTYSRLTAIYRVHGVRGLFAGCGPRLLKVAPACAIMISTFEYSKSFFFYYNVRHHNEALLLTNPNATLVDEDDIE from the exons ATGTCGAAGGAAGACAGCGGCGCATCCAGCGCGGAGGCGAGTCCTGCCGAGTCGGAGATTGCGATGGGTCGCGGACCGCGCCTGACCCCGCAGCGGAGGAGGTCCTTGGGCGGCGGCGAGTGCGGTGGCACCGGTGGCAGCGGAGTCGGTAGTAGCGCCGCTGGCGACCGGAGCGCCCGAGAAGCGACGGAGCCGCATTTGGCGCACCGGAAAGTCCTGAGCGATCCGCGCTTCCGGATCCGGCCGCTGCAGCAGGTGATCTCGGCCTGTGCCGGGGCCATGATCACGGCCTGCTTCATGACGCCTCTGGACGTGATCAAGACCCGCATGCAGTCGCAGCAGTCGCCGGCGCACAAGTGCTTCTTCTACTCGAACGGCCTGATGGACCACCTCTTCTCGAGCGGTCAGAGGGGCCCCGCCGAGGGCAGCCGCCGGCCGAGGCCTCAGTTCTCCAGCACCTGGGATGCCCTGATGAAGATCAGCCGGTATGAGGGACTGGGCGCCCTGTGGTCTGGCCTGGGACCCACTCTAGTTTCCGCCCTGCCCTCCACGATCATATACTTCGTGGCCTACGAACAGTTCAAGGCCAAGTACCTCCAGATGTACGAGCGCCATCTGAACAGGAGTCCGGAGTCCCGGCAGCTGGACCTCAG GGACACCAAGATGAGCCTGCCACTGGTGATTCCCATGATGTCAGGGGTCACGGCCCGCATCTGTGCAGTCACGGGGGTGAGTCCCATTGAGCTGGTGAGAACCAAGATGCAGGCCCAGCGCCAGACCTACGCCCAGATGCTGCAGTTCGTCCGGAATGTGGTTGCCCTGCAGGGAGTGTGGGGACTGTGGCGCGGTCTACGGCCCACGATCCTCCGAGACGTGCCCTTCTCGGGGATTTACTGGCCCATCTACGAGTACCTCAAGCAGCAATTGGGCCAGAGGTCGCAGCCCTCATTTAGTCTGAGTTTTCTGGCTGGCGTGCTGGCGGGCTCGGTGGCCGCCCTTGTGACCACTCCCTTCGACGTGGTCAAGACCCACGAGCAGATCGAGTTTGGCGAAAGGGTCATCTTCACGGACTCACCCGCCAGGGACTTCGGCAAGAAGTCCACCTACAGCAGACTGACGGCCATCTACAGGGTGCACGGAGTGAGGGGACTCTTCGCTGGATGCGGACCTCGGCTCTTGAAGGTGGCCCCTGCCTGCGCCATCATGATCTCCACCTTCGAGTACAGCAAGTCCTTCTTCTTCTACTACAACGTGAGGCACCACAACGAGGCCCTACTGTTGACCAACCCGAATGCCACGCTGGTCGACGAGGACGACATTGAGTAG